The Dreissena polymorpha isolate Duluth1 chromosome 9, UMN_Dpol_1.0, whole genome shotgun sequence genome contains the following window.
gtgtgaattgCACTGGCagctctgggacgacactttacgcacatgcattaaaccccttttcacaggcGGGGCTCTTTGAAATGCTTTTGGTGGATTACATTTAGCAATTATTCATATTTTCTATACAAACCATTAAAACGTAACCCAGGGATATAGCTGAATCTTCAAATGTATTCATCTACCTGCCTTTACCTTGTCAAATTTGCATTGATATCACATATGTGTTACGGTTGTTTAATTTTAACGCATCTttgtttgatttaaataatatagCTAAGTTGACATAATTTGCGGAAGTACGTCCGCAATAAAGTCACGTGAGATTTCTGGGTCTAATTAGCGGAAatcatagctcctgaccagactgcgcgaataGGTTACATTCTGATAAGTGTAGTGATATGTATGGATAAACACGTCATAATCTCTTAACTAAATTTAGTAAATCTTGTTTAACATAACTGTGTGGTGGGAGAATGTCGCGTGTACAGAGCACGCATTTTCGTTAAACGATGGTTTCTTTATTTGTGTTTATCCCTTAAAGCGATTCCAGCATCGATCTAAGTACGAGACGCAAGGCCAAAAAACAAAAACGCAAGCGAAACAAAAGAATAGCGGAACTCGAGGCCCGACGCCGCCCCAGTCAGATAATGATGCGATTCCGGTCCCAGTTCGGAACACCGGGGGATGACGCCGGTGTCGATTTACCCCCGACAGGAAAGGGGGCTGCCAATGGACAAATGAATGCAACTGCTGGACAAGGGAAAAGTCCGGGCAAAAAAGGTCCAGTTGACAAGCGTTCCGCCGCGCAAAGGATTAAAGAGCTACGCCAGGCTCGCCTGAAAAATCCTGGTATCAAAAATAAAAGCGCCGGGTTAAGTTCTGACGACATTGAAGAAAGCAGCGCTTATGATGTTTTAACATGGACTAGCGAATTAACTGATCCTCTTTCATTTGACAGCAGAAGTGATTTCAATGAGGTGGATTACAGAAAAGACAACCGCTACGTCATCCAAACGACCAATAACAGTGCTGAGCTGTGTGACTTTTATAGTGAGAATGACGATAGCGACATTTATCTCACAGACACAGATGCAGAAAGTTTGATTGGGTTTTCAACTATGAGTTATCCAAACGCACTGGAAAGACCTTTCCTAAGACATCGCAGTGGGTATGTCAACACAAACACAAACGCTCAAGGGTATGTTACGTCATCTAGTGATGATGACGTCACGTCGGGTTCCTCGGTTGAAACGGATGACTTGGATTATTCATACCAAAACCGAAAGACTCCAAAGGACGCAGAACGCGATATGTCGGACTCCATTGATGAGAGTGATTTATCCAACAGCGATTCCCAACGCCCGGAACTGGACCTGGTTACTGAAGACATTTTCTCTGACACGGAGAACAGCGATTGCAGCGACTGGTCAGAGGATTTGGCGGGCGACGTGGTGGACTCAGTTATCACTGAGGAGCCGTTTTCGTTCACAATAGCGAGAGAATGAAGTTGTTACAAGAGAAATGTTATTTAGTTATATTAAACGTTTTCCTGCTTAAGTATGTCTTTTATGAATTAAGGATGTTTCTTGTCATGTCAGGCGGGTGGAGTTTTGAACGGTCAATATGTACGAGCTGGTGAAAAAAGCAACATGCGTGAATTTGATATTTCAACTGGTTTCTGACTACGATTTAACATACTTTATGGGATTTTAGAGCCAAATAATATTGGTTAAAAGCCCTTTTTAAGACAAATAGGTTTAACTCAAGTTTTGATGGTGACACCAAATCGTTAATTGGTCAAATTGCCATTGGCGGACCTACGCCCCAACATTCCTTCCTTGCAACCTGTGGAAAAACATAGGTGCATTATTTATCGGTATTGATTTGAACAGCTAAGCAGATCTATAATTAATCATTGATTTATTGCATCAAATAGCATGACATTACTTTACAGCAATCTACATAATAAATTGTTTCCAAAAAACGAATATTTCTCATTTGTCTGATTTCACACTTGTTTAAACAAGtaacattttcaacaaaataatcgccagtaaatttaaaatttgcactgTTTACATTTGCACGAGTTttaaattaattcttaaaaaGCTCGACAAGGTCCTTCGATATTTCTCCATTTGGGCAGCAAGGAAGGGCCATTAACATCGACCTTGCCGAACCACGAACAGACGCGTCTTCATTCTGAAATGAAAAGTATGTTCGCTTATTTCCATTAAAGTGCAAATCACATTAAATGAATCGAACACGTGCGTGAAACTTGGAGGCGATCCATGACACATTTAGTTACAGACGTATTTACGTTAAGTTATGCAAAAATGTCAGTGCCTCATACTGCATCCTTAAAGTCACGTGTCAATAAAactgtatttgtattgttatatttaaatgttcctTTAAGTCTCCTTATCTTATTAACATATATCTAAAATTTCGAGATCATGCCATGAACTTCAAGACttcaaacaaattgtttaaaatctACGTCTtacacataaatatttatgtaaggaAGTCAAATGTAACAAGTATTCCgttttgtcaataaataattgaCTTAGCGCAAGATAAATGATATAGTTGGCTCTGTTCAAACAACACAAAACGTGCTATTCATTATTAGCAAACTACCGAAAGTACATAGCGAAAATAGGGAGTGCGCACCTGCATGCCGCGATGTTCATGAGACACTTGTTGTCATATGTACTGCCGTCGCTGCCGCAGACGGGATTCAAGTCCATGGTGCAGATCGTGGGACATCCGCTGACGTCATCAGCCTTGTCGCCGGGACGCTGACTGAAGGAAACGTACGGTTTAAAAAGCGCCTCTCTCTAATTTACTCTTGCAGGTACTGACATTGAACTACATGTAGTTCAAAAGTTCGAACGAATTGTGCAGCAGAGCaatgttattaacccatttatgccttgtgatCTCTCCCATTCtttttaattggatcaatttatttccaaaattagggatgtctagtatacttatttctatattaagaatatttcttacagaaatatgtTTCAGCttacagcgcagaccctgatgagacgccacatcatgcggcgtctcatttgggtctacgctgtttgccaatgcctttttttctagacgctatgcattaATGGGTTTACTATAAGGATGGTCTTGTGCTGCGGGGTTAGAACGCTGAGTAAACCCGCCCTGACTGCTATGGTAACCGCCAACCAAACTTCCATGTACCGACAAGGAAACCCGAGCAGTCTATGTAAGAAGCTTGCGCACCAACCACGCGCTAGCCGGTTCTACATACTACTAGTATATAAAATTTTTGccaaaaaaacgtttttataaatgtttaccTACTGGAATAGCAGAGGCTGATCGGCGGTCTTTTCCCCAATCTTGTGGTGGTTTTCGAATTCCACACTACCTCGTACATGGCGTGGTAGCCGGTTGTCTGAGTCATCTACGTACAGTcgggttattattatttattatctcaTAAAAGCATTATATAAAATACTATTGTTGTTACTACTATGTGTGTCAGTTTATGTTTAATGGAAAAATGTTGAGAACAAGCGCGGAGAGCAATCGTCATATCACACCCTTCTCAGTTTAACAGTTCTAAGTAACAgaatatagaaataaatcgtTGTGTGTAATAACGCTTATATGGTATTTGAAGGGAGAACCAATTCACGAAAGTACTCGAGAAAATATTGCCCCTCaacccccacccacccaccactTTCTCGTTATGATACAACATGTAATCACGGCGAAAACACCAACTGAAGTCCTATATCGATTAATTTAAAAGTTTGCCtgttaaaattaaattcaatcgcacatatacatacatttttatattcaGTAAAAAAATAGTATTCGATATCATTTCGCTTTACTAAATGTATATAAACTATCCAACTGTATTACCGGCGTCGCATGCGAGCAGAAACAATCCGAGGATTAAACATGCGCGGCACATCATGATTGctaattgttttcttatttcagtttgagtaccGGTGAGTCAATTTTGTTCTTAACTAGCGCAGTGAACAAATTACATGCGGCT
Protein-coding sequences here:
- the LOC127846595 gene encoding serine protease inhibitor Kazal-type 5-like isoform X1, producing MMCRACLILGLFLLACDADDSDNRLPRHVRGSVEFENHHKIGEKTADQPLLFHQRPGDKADDVSGCPTICTMDLNPVCGSDGSTYDNKCLMNIAACRMKTRLFVVRQGRC
- the LOC127846595 gene encoding four-domain proteases inhibitor-like isoform X2, translating into MTQTTGYHAMYEVVWNSKTTTRLGKRPPISLCYSSSQRPGDKADDVSGCPTICTMDLNPVCGSDGSTYDNKCLMNIAACRMKTRLFVVRQGRC